The following nucleotide sequence is from Peribacillus sp. ACCC06369.
AACCATCTTTAAAAAATATTGTATTTGTTAGTCTTCTTATTAACAACTTGTCCAAACCAATCAATACTTTCCTCATAGAATGAATACAAGTAATTTTACCGAAATGGAGGAAACAAACCAATGAGTGACAAAGATTTTTCAAATGATTCTCCAGGCCCAAAAGGAAAATTAATTACTGGCCATTCAAAGGAGTTTATTTCAGATACACTTGGCTTTCTTACCCGTTTAGCAAAAGAATATGGAGAAGTTGCTAAAATTCGTTTTGGACCTTTCCATAATGTTTACCTTATTTCAAATTCAGATTTAATTAAGCAGGTACTTGTAACAAAACAAAAATCCTTCTTGAAATCAAAGGACTTCTCTGCTTTAAAACCAGTAATCGGAGAAGGCCTTCTTACAAGTGAAAAAGAAATTCACATGCGCCAAAGAAGGCTTATTCAACCCTCTTTCAAAAAGTCTCATATTAGCAATTATGGTCAGGATATGATTGATATAACAATGGACTATATTTCCACTTGGAAAAACAGAGAAGAAAGGATTATTACGGAGGATATGATGAGCCTTGCACTGGGTATTATCAGCAAGACCATGTTCAGCATGAACCTCAAAGAAGGATATGGCATGCTCGGGGAACCTATAGAAGCCTTCATGAGAATTGCCGTTAAAAGAATGCGAACACTTCAAATGCCACTATGGGTTCCAACTAAAAACAACCGTGAATATAAAATTGCGAAACAGAGACTTGATAAGGTGATTTATGGCTTTATTGAAAAACGTAGAACAGTGGCAGAGAGACATGAGGATATGCTTGGGATTCTAATGGATGCTCGAGATGATGAGGATGGCTTAGCTATGACAGACAAGCAGTTACGTGATGAGTTAATGACCATTTTCCTTGCCGGTCACGAAACAACAGCAAACGTGCTTTCCTGGACCTTATACTTGCTTTCCCAACACCCTGATGTGGAAACAAAACTTTTCAATGAAATAGATAGCGTAATCGGCAACCGTAATCTAACACCTGGCGATTTTATGAAATTAACATTCACACAAAATGTTATCTATGAATCAATGCGCATATACCCGCCTGCCTATATCATACAACGGGAAGTGGCGGAGGATGTGGTAATTGGAGGGTATCTTTTTAAAAAAGGAGATATGATCCTGTTGAGTCAGTATGTGATGCACCACAAGCCTGAGTATTTTGATAATCCAGA
It contains:
- a CDS encoding cytochrome P450; this encodes MSDKDFSNDSPGPKGKLITGHSKEFISDTLGFLTRLAKEYGEVAKIRFGPFHNVYLISNSDLIKQVLVTKQKSFLKSKDFSALKPVIGEGLLTSEKEIHMRQRRLIQPSFKKSHISNYGQDMIDITMDYISTWKNREERIITEDMMSLALGIISKTMFSMNLKEGYGMLGEPIEAFMRIAVKRMRTLQMPLWVPTKNNREYKIAKQRLDKVIYGFIEKRRTVAERHEDMLGILMDARDDEDGLAMTDKQLRDELMTIFLAGHETTANVLSWTLYLLSQHPDVETKLFNEIDSVIGNRNLTPGDFMKLTFTQNVIYESMRIYPPAYIIQREVAEDVVIGGYLFKKGDMILLSQYVMHHKPEYFDNPDSFKPERFENNFMKTLPPFAYFPFGGGPRVCIGNHFAVMEAVLVLACIAQRYRIRLAPDHHEVKPLPSITLRPKRGLRMVVEDRNIGGFQPETSEI